In the Bremerella alba genome, one interval contains:
- a CDS encoding DUF1559 domain-containing protein, translated as MTLRRTGFTLVELLVVIAIIGVLIALLLPAVQQAREAARRMTCSNHQKQLGLAMHNYHDTHRVFPPGVFADGLNDSLNTPPHSMSWMPVLLPFLEQGPLHDQLQPYMLTRNSNAFPSDLMNTKIETLMCPSDPNRGQTGEVHGTADPPPDFNDGFHGNYLLCHGNEEITTTTDNNATGMFYYLSDTDFSSCTDGTANTVMAAEILLVKSNVSGARDWRGRYYRADHLSSIVSTRLPPNTTAADKTRICQGSPQSPSYAPCASDTNTQVLYSRSQHPGGAMVTLMDASVQFVSETVNTQTWQDLGTKAGGEVPGEY; from the coding sequence ATGACTCTCAGACGGACGGGCTTCACGCTCGTCGAGCTACTTGTTGTCATTGCGATCATCGGGGTGCTGATTGCGCTTTTACTGCCAGCGGTGCAGCAAGCCCGTGAAGCAGCCCGCCGCATGACATGCTCGAATCACCAAAAACAGTTGGGCTTAGCAATGCACAACTACCACGACACGCACCGGGTGTTTCCGCCTGGGGTGTTCGCAGATGGTTTAAATGACTCGCTCAACACGCCGCCTCATTCGATGTCCTGGATGCCGGTGCTTCTGCCGTTTCTCGAACAGGGACCACTCCACGATCAGCTTCAACCGTACATGCTGACCAGAAACTCGAATGCGTTTCCCAGCGATCTGATGAATACGAAGATCGAAACGTTGATGTGCCCTTCGGATCCTAATCGCGGTCAAACAGGCGAAGTTCACGGGACAGCGGATCCACCGCCAGACTTTAACGACGGTTTTCATGGCAACTATTTGCTGTGTCATGGTAACGAAGAAATCACGACGACCACCGACAACAACGCGACCGGCATGTTCTATTACCTTTCGGACACCGACTTTTCGTCCTGCACTGACGGTACGGCCAACACCGTCATGGCAGCGGAAATCTTGCTGGTGAAATCCAATGTGTCAGGTGCCCGCGACTGGCGAGGGCGTTATTACCGGGCCGATCACTTGAGTAGCATCGTCAGCACGCGTTTACCTCCGAATACGACCGCAGCGGACAAAACACGTATCTGCCAAGGTTCGCCACAGTCGCCATCGTATGCACCGTGTGCCAGTGACACCAACACGCAGGTCCTCTATTCCCGCAGCCAACACCCAGGCGGCGCGATGGTGACCCTGATGGATGCCAGCGTGCAGTTCGTCTCGGAAACGGTCAATACGCAAACCTGGCAAGATCTGGGAACGAAGGCCGGCGGCGAAGTTCCCGGCGAGTATTAA